Proteins encoded together in one Pseudomonas sp. ADAK13 window:
- a CDS encoding class II aldolase and adducin N-terminal domain-containing protein → MALSHEEQTRIDLAATFRIVAHLGMHEAVANHFSAAVSADGKQFLLNPKWKHFSRIRASDLLLLNADDASGADHPDVDATAWSIHGQIHRLLPHTRAVLHLHPVYTTAVACLAEPHIPAIDQNTARYFNRVAVDELYGGMADTEAEGERLAGLLGGKSRLLMGNHGVMVTATSIGEAFDDIWTLERACQILVTAWSTGQPLRVLSDEVAEKTARGWEGITDFSQRHFEEMKQLMIDADPSLLD, encoded by the coding sequence ATGGCGTTATCACACGAAGAGCAAACCCGCATCGACCTGGCGGCAACCTTTCGCATCGTTGCGCACCTGGGCATGCATGAAGCGGTAGCCAACCATTTCAGCGCGGCGGTATCCGCCGACGGCAAGCAGTTTTTGCTCAACCCGAAGTGGAAGCATTTCTCGCGTATCCGCGCCAGTGACTTGTTGCTGCTGAACGCCGACGACGCCTCGGGCGCCGACCATCCCGACGTGGACGCCACCGCCTGGTCGATCCACGGGCAGATTCACCGGTTGTTGCCACACACCCGCGCCGTGCTTCACTTGCACCCGGTGTACACCACGGCGGTTGCCTGCCTGGCCGAGCCGCATATCCCTGCGATTGACCAGAACACCGCTCGCTATTTCAATCGCGTGGCGGTGGACGAGCTGTACGGCGGCATGGCCGACACCGAGGCCGAAGGCGAGCGCCTCGCCGGGTTGCTGGGCGGCAAGAGTCGCTTGTTGATGGGCAACCATGGGGTAATGGTCACGGCCACGTCCATCGGTGAGGCCTTCGACGATATCTGGACTCTGGAGCGCGCTTGCCAGATCCTCGTCACGGCATGGTCCACTGGCCAACCACTGCGGGTACTGTCTGACGAAGTGGCCGAAAAAACGGCGCGCGGCTGGGAAGGCATCACGGATTTCTCGCAACGGCATTTTGAAGAAATGAAGCAGCTGATGATCGACGCCGACCCGTCGCTGCTCGACTGA